In Paenibacillus ihbetae, the following are encoded in one genomic region:
- a CDS encoding iron-containing alcohol dehydrogenase — protein sequence MRPFVFHNPTRLIFGKGKLSALKEEVSKYDKNVLLVYGGGSIKRSGLYDQVLSLLKEAGVSVTELAGVEPNPRLSTVHKGVSLCREHSIDLILAVGGGSVIDCSKAIAVGAKYDGDMWDFVERKATPQGALPLGTVLTMAATGSEMNGGSVITNEATKEKMGWGSPWAYPAFSILDPVHTFTLPRDQTVYGIVDIMSHVLEHYFHQDTNTPVQDGFCETILRTMIDTAPKLVEDLENYELRETVMYCGTMALNGMINMGMAGDWATHNIEHAVSAVYDIPHGGGLAIVFPNWMKYNLPAQPARFKSLAVNVFGIDPAGKSDEEAGLEGIEALRRFWSSIGAPSTLADYNIDDSEIEAMADKAMRFGPFGNFRKLQREDVVEIYKMSL from the coding sequence ATGAGACCTTTTGTATTTCATAATCCGACCCGGCTGATATTCGGGAAAGGCAAGCTGAGCGCCCTGAAGGAGGAAGTGTCGAAATACGACAAGAACGTACTGCTCGTATACGGCGGCGGGAGCATCAAACGAAGCGGCCTGTATGATCAGGTCCTCTCCTTGCTAAAGGAAGCGGGAGTATCCGTAACTGAGCTGGCCGGCGTAGAGCCGAATCCGCGACTGTCCACGGTTCATAAAGGCGTTTCGCTCTGCCGTGAGCACAGCATCGATCTGATCCTGGCCGTAGGCGGGGGGAGCGTCATTGACTGTTCGAAGGCGATTGCCGTCGGTGCCAAGTACGACGGGGATATGTGGGATTTCGTCGAGCGTAAGGCTACCCCGCAAGGAGCGCTTCCGCTCGGCACCGTACTGACCATGGCCGCAACGGGTTCCGAGATGAACGGGGGCTCGGTCATCACGAACGAAGCAACGAAGGAGAAGATGGGCTGGGGAAGCCCGTGGGCGTATCCCGCGTTCTCGATTTTGGATCCCGTACATACGTTCACGCTTCCCCGCGATCAGACGGTATACGGCATCGTCGACATCATGTCGCATGTTCTCGAGCATTATTTCCACCAGGATACCAATACGCCGGTTCAAGACGGCTTCTGCGAGACGATTTTGCGCACGATGATCGATACGGCGCCGAAGCTGGTCGAGGACCTGGAAAACTACGAGCTGCGGGAGACGGTGATGTACTGCGGAACGATGGCCCTGAACGGCATGATCAATATGGGCATGGCCGGCGACTGGGCAACCCATAATATCGAGCATGCAGTGTCGGCTGTGTACGACATCCCGCATGGCGGCGGCCTGGCGATTGTGTTCCCGAACTGGATGAAATATAATCTGCCTGCACAGCCTGCACGCTTCAAGTCGCTCGCGGTCAATGTGTTCGGGATCGATCCTGCCGGCAAGTCCGACGAAGAGGCTGGACTCGAAGGCATTGAGGCGCTCCGCCGTTTCTGGAGCTCGATCGGAGCCCCGAGCACGCTGGCAGACTATAACATTGACGACTCCGAAATTGAGGCGATGGCCGATAAGGCGATGCGCTTCGGTCCCTTCGGCAATTTCCGCAAGCTGCAGCGCGAGGATGTTGTCGAAATTTATAAAATGTCGCTGTAA